The following DNA comes from Corynebacterium urogenitale.
ATGAGTCGACAGAGCGCCACCTACTGCGTGCAGGGTATGGGACATACTGGTTAAACCCAGGTGTGTTGAGCCGGTGGGGGTGTTATGTGTGGGGCAGTACTCGTTGGAGACGGTGATGGTAACACCTTCATCATCTGAGTTTGTGTCGATAACGACAGTACTGCGGGGTGTGGCGTGCTTGATGATGTTGGTGGCTGTTTCGCTTAAGACACGTTCAAGAGCGTTATTGGACAGGGTCATTGTCACAGGAGTTGCCATTCGGGTAGTGGTTGTGACCGTAAAACCGTGGTCGCGCAGCCGTTTGGTGATGGCATCCAGAGTGATCGGCAGACTGGCCGTTGGTTCGGTGCTGGGGTGGGTGTTGAGTGTGGTGAGCAACTGCCGTGTGCGATCAAGGGCGTTGCGGGCTGTACGTGCGACGCTTTTTAATTCGTCGTGGCGCTGTGGGGTGGTGATGGCAAGTTTTTCTGCCTGAGCGATCACGGACGTAAGATCTGCGGCGATAGTGTCGTGCAGCAAGCTGGTGAGTTGTTGACGGCGGGTTTGTTGAGCGCGTTGGGTTTTGAGGTGTTGCTGGTAGTTGCGGTGGATCCATAGGCCAAGGAGGTAGGAAAGCACGGCGATTGTGCCAAAGACAATCAGCGCGGTGAGCTCAAAAGTGAAACGTGCTTTGTCTGGTGAGTAGAAACCACCGAGGGTGATCGTGACTGCAACTAGTACGGCCAGCAGGTGGTTACCGGAGGCAGTGATGGCGGTGATGAGGAAGATGCCGAGGAAGAGTTCCACACCTGTCGAATGGCCGGCTAGGAGCGCGCCAACGAATGCGGTGATATAGATGCCTGTGCTGATGCGCGGGTGACGGGGTACGACAATGAGGCTCAGTGCCTGGATGATGATCAAGGCAGTAATCAGCGGCGTACGGGGGTTTTCGTCGAAGATGCTCACGCCGCTGAAGATCAGTGCGAGGGTGGCCAGGATCATAGTGGTGGGCAGACGCTGGGCAAGCATGACCTTAAGGCTACCTGCTGTAATGAAGACCTGTTTTGAGAAATAATGAACCGGTTCAGCATTCCGTCAGCAGTAGTACTGCTAGAGCCTTAACCGATAAAGTGTGAGACGTTGCGTGGGTCATGCCCCACGAACGCCACTTCCGACAGCCCCAACGATGGACCAGAAGGCTGACATGAATAACCAAACATCCACCGCGCAGGATGCTCCCCAAAAGAAGATCATCCTGGACTGCGACCCTGGCCACGACGATGCCATCGCCATCCTCCTGGCCTGGGGCACCCCCACCATCGACCTCCTCGCGGTGACAACCGTCGCCGGTAACCAAACCCTGGAGAAGGTCACCACGAACGCCCGCGCACTCGCGCGCGTCGGCAAAATCACCGGCATCCCCTTCGCCGCCGGAGCTACCCGCCCACTGTGCGGACCACAATTGATCCCCGAGGAAATCCACGGCGATTCCGGCCTCGACGGACCACAACTTCCAGCACCGGGAGTGGAGCTCGACCCGCAGCATGCGGTGAACCTCATGGCGGACATCATCCGCGAACACCCCGCAGGCGAGATCACCATCGTCCCCACCGGCGCACTCACGAACGTCGCGCTCTTCGCCCGCATGTACCCTGAGCTGGTCGAACGCGTCGGCGGCATCACTCTGATGGGCGGTGGCCACCACACCGGAAACATGACCCCGGCCGCTGAGTTCAACATCCTCGCTGACCCAGAGGCCGCGCAGATCGTCTTCGAGGCCGGCTGGCCCGTGACCATGGTCGGCCTCGACGTCACCCACAAGGTGCTGGCCACCCCAGATCGCATGAAGCAGCTCAAGGCTGTGGGCACGGACGTGGCACAGTTCATCGCGGAACTCGTCGAGTTCTTCGGCGCCGCCTACATGCGGGAACGCCGCTACCCAGGACCACCCATGCACGATCCTCTGGCCGTCGCCGCCGTTGCGGATCCCTCTGTGCTCCGCACTGTCCGCGCGCCCATCCACGTGGAAACCCAGGGGCAGTACGGCCGTGGCCAGACCATCGTCGATCTACGCCGCACCTGGGATCCGGATCACCACGACGACCCATCAGCCCTCGGTGTTGGCGATGACTATGAGGCGCAGACCAATAGCGTCGTTCATCACGTTGGATACGACGTGGACGCAAAACGTTTCTGGGAGCTGCTCACGGACG
Coding sequences within:
- a CDS encoding nucleoside hydrolase translates to MNNQTSTAQDAPQKKIILDCDPGHDDAIAILLAWGTPTIDLLAVTTVAGNQTLEKVTTNARALARVGKITGIPFAAGATRPLCGPQLIPEEIHGDSGLDGPQLPAPGVELDPQHAVNLMADIIREHPAGEITIVPTGALTNVALFARMYPELVERVGGITLMGGGHHTGNMTPAAEFNILADPEAAQIVFEAGWPVTMVGLDVTHKVLATPDRMKQLKAVGTDVAQFIAELVEFFGAAYMRERRYPGPPMHDPLAVAAVADPSVLRTVRAPIHVETQGQYGRGQTIVDLRRTWDPDHHDDPSALGVGDDYEAQTNSVVHHVGYDVDAKRFWELLTDALQRIGTTNFAE
- a CDS encoding sensor histidine kinase; amino-acid sequence: MLAQRLPTTMILATLALIFSGVSIFDENPRTPLITALIIIQALSLIVVPRHPRISTGIYITAFVGALLAGHSTGVELFLGIFLITAITASGNHLLAVLVAVTITLGGFYSPDKARFTFELTALIVFGTIAVLSYLLGLWIHRNYQQHLKTQRAQQTRRQQLTSLLHDTIAADLTSVIAQAEKLAITTPQRHDELKSVARTARNALDRTRQLLTTLNTHPSTEPTASLPITLDAITKRLRDHGFTVTTTTRMATPVTMTLSNNALERVLSETATNIIKHATPRSTVVIDTNSDDEGVTITVSNEYCPTHNTPTGSTHLGLTSMSHTLHAVGGALSTHSNDQEWVTVAYLPFP